The proteins below are encoded in one region of Nitrospira sp.:
- a CDS encoding UPF0753 protein, whose protein sequence is MDPVSTSHDLETRRMELRGIVKLAGEVIAQYWPMRTFVHHNPLHSLEYLPFEETVRRGKQFMGGNGYLPSWMYREYLRTGRIQSRHLDEVLRPLAQDKHVTIGSRPVTHAEVLRASLAEGLCTPVIEPLDDQLPDPSRGLIDRVAARLEFGMIVPDLQERIRAIVEDDQAALGRWLTLSHWCDDTLGAQIVRQINDQLIKWCEAFLDEGHATWAMPEREQGLYQAWKTIAVHEWSPCGIEDSKRKIAQLPEYPEDALLQSLDALGIPAELRQDYLSLQLTALPGWAGFIKWRGEERDYPWQQAYPVGLVKFLAIRLWYAQELVQKACREELGIEGRYDAITAYMRSRPEEYYLRRQRVAGRLPALYAEEVDRLAHRKGTGWQIVLDRYKTEVVPRQQTAARRGSARTLLKLARSLEIDPEQLAEATPQNLAQLVDWINSFPESDHGPVWLKAFEAGYQERLLEQLRTRTTDADRPPTTRPYSQSVYCIDVRSEPFRRHLESVGPHDTYGFAGFFAAFIRYRAWGKEHDTEQFPVIMRAKNEVREIPRSYLDHKVSTHLARARWVHAGHTLLHDLKENVVTPYVMVESLGWFYGLPIFGKTLIPTLYQRVTAWLRRMFVPSIATTLTVDKIAPSDMAEMLAAEQQAVVRSALHERFGLRSSRITPALVEGVRQQALSGSDTPDRSLIEAAAQAGLSTEVLTELVEILRKEYELNARALSHEKERITRTGFTVEEQTLTADTALRMMGLTKNFARLVLFCAHGSTTENNPYESALDCGACGGNEGKPNARTLAMMANNPKVRERLAKLGIDIPADTHFLAGQMNTTTDAVDLFDLEDVPPTHRADLARLQEDLKEASQLTSQERCARLPDVHQRLQEAKAEAHVRQRSVDWSQVRPEWGLSSNTAFVIGRRDLTKGLDLGGRVFLHSYDYREDPNNRLLEVLLTAPQVVAQWINMEHYFSTVDNEVYGSGSKIYHNVVGRLGVMSGPWSDLRLGLARQTVMNGDMPYHEPMRLLTIIEAPRERIEKLIARHEVLQHYYHNEWVHLIALDPNDQVWYRYRPDATWSLIEQAVRA, encoded by the coding sequence ATGGACCCGGTAAGCACGTCGCACGACCTTGAAACCAGACGGATGGAGCTTCGCGGTATCGTGAAGCTCGCCGGCGAAGTCATCGCGCAGTATTGGCCGATGCGAACGTTCGTCCATCACAATCCGCTCCATAGCCTGGAATACCTCCCTTTCGAGGAAACGGTGCGCCGCGGCAAACAATTCATGGGCGGAAACGGCTATCTCCCGAGCTGGATGTATCGCGAGTACCTCAGAACCGGCCGGATTCAGTCGCGCCATCTCGACGAGGTTCTGCGGCCTCTCGCGCAGGACAAGCACGTGACCATCGGCTCCCGGCCCGTCACGCATGCCGAGGTCTTGCGTGCGAGCCTGGCCGAAGGGCTCTGTACGCCGGTGATCGAGCCGCTCGACGATCAGCTGCCGGATCCCTCCCGCGGCCTTATTGACCGCGTGGCGGCTCGGCTGGAATTCGGCATGATTGTTCCGGACCTTCAAGAACGCATACGCGCCATTGTAGAAGATGACCAAGCCGCGCTCGGACGCTGGTTGACGCTCTCGCATTGGTGCGACGATACGCTCGGGGCGCAGATCGTCCGACAAATCAACGACCAGTTGATCAAGTGGTGCGAGGCGTTTCTCGACGAGGGGCATGCGACCTGGGCCATGCCCGAACGAGAGCAGGGCCTTTACCAGGCATGGAAAACGATTGCCGTGCACGAGTGGTCGCCATGCGGGATCGAGGACAGCAAGCGAAAGATTGCTCAACTTCCCGAATATCCGGAAGATGCACTCCTGCAGAGTTTGGACGCGCTCGGCATCCCGGCCGAGCTTCGCCAGGACTACTTGTCACTCCAGCTCACTGCCCTGCCAGGCTGGGCCGGTTTCATCAAGTGGCGGGGTGAAGAACGGGACTACCCCTGGCAACAGGCCTACCCCGTCGGACTCGTCAAGTTCCTGGCCATCCGACTCTGGTACGCACAGGAGCTGGTGCAGAAGGCCTGCCGTGAGGAACTCGGCATCGAGGGACGGTACGACGCCATCACGGCGTACATGCGCAGCCGTCCCGAAGAGTATTACTTGCGCCGGCAACGCGTGGCAGGTCGTCTCCCCGCACTGTACGCCGAAGAAGTCGACAGGCTGGCGCACCGAAAAGGCACCGGCTGGCAGATCGTCCTTGACCGCTACAAGACGGAGGTCGTGCCGCGTCAGCAAACCGCCGCGCGTCGCGGGTCGGCGCGAACGCTGCTGAAGTTGGCTCGGTCTTTGGAGATTGATCCCGAACAACTAGCGGAGGCGACTCCCCAGAATCTCGCGCAACTTGTCGATTGGATTAACTCCTTTCCTGAATCCGACCACGGACCGGTCTGGCTGAAGGCATTCGAAGCCGGCTACCAAGAACGCCTGCTGGAACAACTACGAACACGAACCACCGACGCTGATCGCCCGCCGACCACCCGTCCCTATTCGCAATCGGTCTACTGCATCGACGTGCGGTCGGAGCCGTTTCGTCGTCATCTCGAATCGGTCGGCCCACATGACACCTATGGCTTCGCCGGCTTCTTCGCCGCCTTTATACGCTATCGCGCTTGGGGCAAGGAGCACGACACGGAGCAGTTTCCCGTGATCATGCGCGCCAAGAACGAAGTGCGGGAGATTCCGCGCAGCTACCTCGACCATAAGGTTTCCACCCATCTCGCGCGCGCGAGATGGGTGCATGCCGGGCATACGTTGCTGCACGATCTGAAGGAAAACGTCGTCACCCCATACGTGATGGTCGAATCCCTCGGCTGGTTTTATGGACTCCCCATCTTTGGCAAGACGTTGATTCCCACTCTCTATCAACGCGTGACCGCCTGGCTGAGACGGATGTTCGTTCCCTCCATTGCGACGACGCTCACGGTCGATAAGATAGCCCCGAGCGATATGGCGGAAATGTTGGCGGCTGAACAGCAGGCCGTGGTCCGAAGCGCGCTGCACGAACGATTCGGATTGCGCAGCTCCCGCATCACGCCGGCCCTGGTCGAGGGAGTTCGCCAACAGGCCCTCTCTGGATCGGACACTCCGGACCGATCACTGATCGAGGCAGCCGCGCAGGCAGGCCTTTCGACGGAGGTCTTGACCGAACTGGTGGAGATCTTGCGCAAAGAGTACGAACTGAACGCCCGGGCCCTGTCGCACGAGAAGGAACGGATCACCAGAACCGGCTTCACGGTCGAGGAACAAACACTCACGGCTGACACCGCCTTGCGCATGATGGGACTAACGAAGAATTTCGCGCGCCTCGTCCTCTTCTGCGCCCACGGTAGCACGACCGAGAACAACCCGTACGAATCGGCCCTCGATTGCGGCGCCTGCGGCGGCAATGAAGGCAAGCCCAACGCGCGCACGCTGGCGATGATGGCGAACAATCCCAAAGTCCGTGAACGTCTTGCCAAACTCGGCATCGACATACCTGCCGACACACATTTCCTGGCCGGCCAGATGAACACGACGACCGATGCGGTGGATCTGTTCGATCTGGAGGACGTACCGCCGACCCATCGAGCAGACCTGGCGCGCTTACAAGAGGATTTGAAGGAAGCATCGCAGCTGACTAGCCAGGAACGCTGTGCGCGGCTTCCCGACGTCCACCAGAGGCTCCAAGAAGCCAAAGCCGAGGCCCACGTCAGGCAACGGAGCGTCGATTGGAGTCAGGTCCGGCCTGAATGGGGCCTGTCCAGCAATACGGCCTTCGTGATCGGGCGGCGGGATCTCACAAAAGGCTTGGACCTCGGCGGGCGCGTCTTCCTCCATTCCTACGATTATCGCGAGGACCCGAACAACCGGCTGCTCGAGGTCCTGCTGACGGCGCCGCAAGTGGTTGCGCAATGGATCAACATGGAACACTACTTTTCAACGGTCGACAACGAAGTCTATGGGAGCGGGAGCAAGATTTACCACAATGTGGTCGGACGGCTTGGCGTCATGTCCGGTCCCTGGAGCGACCTCCGGCTCGGACTCGCCAGGCAAACCGTCATGAACGGGGACATGCCCTATCACGAACCGATGCGATTGCTCACCATTATCGAAGCCCCGCGCGAACGTATCGAAAAGCTGATTGCACGGCACGAAGTGCTCCAGCACTACTATCATAACGAATGGGTTCACCTCATCGCCCTCGACCCGAACGATCAGGTATGGTATCGCTATCGCCCCGATGCGACATGGAGCTTGATTGAGCAAGCTGTGCGGGCCTAG